From a region of the Candidatus Zixiibacteriota bacterium genome:
- the kdsA gene encoding 3-deoxy-8-phosphooctulonate synthase: protein MITIGTEKFGGGQLFIIAGPCVVESEKITLQTAERLREVTQRLHLPLIFKASYRKANRLSGTSFTGIGDIAALRILEKVKHNFAVPLLTDIHETGEIQTVAQVCDVLQIPAFLCRQTELIVAAARTGRAINIKKGQFLAAEDMVHLAQKAVDTGNRNIMLTERGTTFGYRDLIVDFRSLVRMKETGHAVVFDATHSVQQPGGYGGASGGSREFVRPLTRAAIAVGIDGLFFETHPDPAQAKSDAATQLPLAQVESYLEEVKRLAEIGAQA from the coding sequence ATGATCACCATCGGTACGGAGAAATTCGGCGGCGGTCAGCTCTTCATCATCGCGGGGCCGTGCGTGGTCGAGTCGGAAAAGATCACGCTCCAGACGGCAGAGCGGCTGCGGGAAGTCACGCAGCGCCTGCATCTGCCGCTGATTTTCAAAGCCTCTTACCGCAAAGCCAACCGGCTCTCCGGGACATCCTTCACCGGCATCGGCGATATAGCCGCCTTGCGTATTCTCGAGAAGGTCAAGCACAACTTTGCCGTCCCCCTACTGACCGATATTCACGAGACCGGTGAAATCCAGACCGTCGCCCAAGTGTGTGATGTATTGCAGATTCCCGCCTTTCTCTGCCGTCAAACGGAACTGATTGTCGCCGCCGCCCGCACCGGCCGTGCGATCAACATCAAGAAGGGGCAATTTCTTGCCGCCGAAGATATGGTGCATTTGGCGCAAAAGGCGGTTGACACCGGCAATCGAAACATCATGTTAACGGAGCGCGGCACCACTTTCGGCTACCGCGACTTGATTGTCGATTTCCGCTCGCTGGTGCGGATGAAAGAAACCGGCCATGCGGTAGTCTTCGACGCGACCCATTCGGTGCAGCAGCCGGGTGGTTATGGCGGGGCTTCTGGCGGATCGCGTGAATTCGTCCGACCGCTGACACGGGCGGCCATCGCGGTCGGCATTGACGGGCTGTTCTTCGAAACGCATCCCGATCCGGCACAGGCCAAATCGGATGCTGCCACCCAGCTGCCGCTGGCGCAGGTGGAATCGTATCTTGAGGAGGTAAAACGCCTTGCGGAAATTGGCGCGCAAGCTTGA
- a CDS encoding CTP synthase — MNGAKYIFVTGGVVSSLGKGIASASIGVLLQKRGLKVNLQKMDPYINVDPGTMNPFQHGEVFVLDDGAETDLDLGHYERFTGKSLSRDNNVTAGQVYQAVINRERKGDYLGATVQVIPHITNEIKARIRKLARRDETYDVIITEFGGTVGDIESLPFLEAARQIGLEEGPGNTLFIHLTLVPWVETAGEIKTKPTQHSVRDLREIGIQPQVLLCRTSRPLSESIREKIGLFCSIPAKNVIESIDVDTIYEVPLLYHQQGLDDFIVDYLGLDAPDPDLSEWEAIVSKIKRPDEHVRIGICGKYVHLKDAYKSIIEAFVHAGAENNVKVDLVWVSSEDIKTNGAQHYLQGIDGLLIPGGFGERGVEGKIEAIRYVRERNVPFFGICLGMQCAVIEFARNVAGLADAHSYEFYRDLKHPVIHLMADQRDVTEMGGTMRLGAFPCILDENSKSYEAYGERQISERHRHRYEFHNPYRELLTSKGMRLSGLSPDGKLVEIVEIPSHRWFVGVQFHPELKSRLGNAHPLFREFVRAAKLYHENPQQPALDLEIEPEPALTAEPREDYDLHS, encoded by the coding sequence GTGAACGGCGCCAAATACATCTTTGTGACCGGCGGAGTTGTCTCTTCGCTGGGCAAAGGCATCGCCTCCGCCTCGATCGGAGTGCTGCTGCAAAAACGGGGTCTCAAGGTCAACCTGCAAAAAATGGATCCGTACATCAACGTCGATCCCGGCACAATGAACCCGTTCCAACACGGCGAAGTGTTTGTTCTCGACGACGGCGCCGAAACCGATCTCGACCTGGGTCACTATGAACGCTTCACCGGCAAGTCCCTCTCCCGTGACAACAACGTCACTGCCGGCCAGGTCTATCAGGCCGTGATCAACCGCGAGCGCAAGGGCGATTACCTCGGCGCGACGGTCCAGGTGATTCCGCATATCACCAACGAGATTAAGGCGCGTATCCGCAAACTGGCGCGCCGCGACGAGACGTATGACGTCATCATTACCGAATTTGGGGGCACGGTTGGCGATATTGAGTCGTTGCCGTTTCTGGAGGCCGCCCGCCAGATCGGCCTCGAAGAAGGTCCCGGCAATACCCTATTTATTCACCTGACCCTGGTGCCGTGGGTGGAGACGGCGGGTGAAATCAAGACGAAGCCGACGCAGCACTCGGTGCGCGATCTGCGCGAGATCGGAATTCAGCCGCAGGTGCTGCTCTGCCGCACCAGCCGGCCGCTGTCCGAGTCAATTCGCGAGAAGATCGGTCTCTTCTGCAGCATCCCGGCCAAAAACGTCATCGAGTCGATCGACGTCGATACGATCTACGAAGTCCCACTTCTATACCACCAGCAAGGGCTGGATGATTTCATTGTCGACTACCTTGGCCTCGACGCCCCCGACCCGGACTTGAGCGAGTGGGAGGCGATCGTATCCAAGATCAAGCGTCCGGACGAACACGTGCGCATCGGCATCTGCGGCAAGTACGTGCATCTGAAGGACGCCTATAAATCGATCATCGAAGCGTTCGTGCACGCCGGGGCGGAAAACAACGTCAAGGTCGATCTGGTCTGGGTTTCCTCGGAGGATATCAAAACCAACGGCGCCCAGCACTACTTGCAGGGGATCGACGGTTTGCTGATCCCCGGCGGTTTTGGCGAGCGCGGTGTTGAAGGCAAGATTGAGGCAATCCGCTACGTCCGCGAGCGCAATGTTCCCTTCTTCGGCATCTGCCTCGGCATGCAGTGTGCCGTAATCGAGTTTGCCCGCAACGTCGCTGGCTTGGCCGACGCGCACAGCTATGAATTCTACCGCGACCTGAAGCATCCGGTGATCCATCTGATGGCCGATCAGCGTGATGTTACCGAAATGGGCGGCACCATGCGGCTCGGCGCGTTTCCGTGCATCCTCGATGAAAACAGCAAATCCTACGAGGCCTACGGCGAGCGGCAGATCTCTGAGCGCCACCGCCATCGCTACGAGTTCCATAATCCCTACCGCGAGCTGCTGACCTCGAAGGGTATGCGCCTGTCCGGGCTGTCACCCGATGGCAAGTTAGTTGAAATCGTCGAAATTCCTTCGCACCGCTGGTTTGTCGGTGTGCAGTTCCATCCCGAACTGAAGAGCAGGCTTGGCAACGCTCATCCGCTCTTCCGCGAATTCGTCCGTGCGGCCAAATTGTATCACGAGAATCCGCAGCAGCCGGCACTCGACCTGGAAATCGAACCGGAGCCGGCTCTAACCGCGGAACCGCGCGAAGATTACGACTTGCATTCATGA
- a CDS encoding HAD hydrolase family protein, translating into MRKLARKLDINPAAIEMLVFDVDGVMTDNRMIFLKDNQEAKAFSAADGFAIKATSGRILQYAVITARGSEVTERRCRELGVGDVVTAWDKVSALQELAAKYGLRLNQIGYVGNDIPDLVAMEQVGLAVCVADTEPELLEHCHYQTSRNGGKGACREVIAFILQAKGLDLVQIYKDGINNAKTG; encoded by the coding sequence TTGCGGAAATTGGCGCGCAAGCTTGATATCAATCCGGCCGCGATCGAGATGCTTGTTTTCGACGTCGACGGTGTCATGACCGACAACCGCATGATTTTCCTCAAGGACAACCAGGAAGCCAAGGCCTTTTCCGCAGCCGATGGCTTTGCCATCAAGGCCACCAGCGGCCGAATTCTGCAGTACGCGGTGATTACTGCTCGCGGCTCGGAGGTCACCGAGCGACGCTGCCGTGAGCTTGGAGTTGGGGATGTCGTCACGGCATGGGACAAAGTGAGTGCGCTCCAGGAACTAGCGGCGAAGTATGGATTGCGCTTGAACCAGATCGGTTATGTCGGCAACGACATTCCGGATCTGGTGGCGATGGAGCAGGTCGGCCTCGCGGTTTGCGTCGCCGACACCGAGCCGGAACTGCTCGAGCATTGCCACTACCAGACCAGTCGCAACGGCGGCAAGGGCGCCTGCCGGGAAGTGATCGCCTTCATATTGCAGGCGAAGGGGCTGGACTTGGTCCAGATATATAAGGACGGGATCAACAATGCTAAAACGGGCTAA